Genomic segment of uncultured Desulfobacter sp.:
CAGGTATACGCCGGCAGGCTGAATGTCGTCAGTACTGATGTTGTCGCCAAGTTTCAGCAGAACTTCGCCTTTTACAACGTCAGGCAGCGGAGAGAACTCAGGCAGAGCCATGATGTTGGGACCGCGAACAACGCCTTCGGACTTGTCGGCTTTATCCGGCATGATGAAGGAATCGGTGTCGATAACCGGCGGAATAACGTTGATGGCGATGTCTTTTGCTTCAGGAACGGTGATAACACCGGTCAGAGCACTGGCAGCAGCAACAAGCGGGCTGATCAGATGACATTGGGCATCGTCCGTACCGGAACGTTTCGGGAAGTTACGGTTGAAGGTTCTCAGTGTGATGCCTTCGCTTGGGGGGGAACCGCCCTGGCCGATACAAGCGCCGCAACCATTTTCCATGATTCTGACGCCTGATTCGAACATCATTTTGATGTAACCGGCATCAGCCAGCTGCATGGCAACGGATCTGGAACCCGGATAGAGCATGGTGTCAACTTTAACGCGTTTACCTTTAAGGGTTTCGGCGAAAGTAGCGATGTTTTCAAAGGAACTGTTGGTACAGGAACCAATGCACACCTGATGAATTTTAGTTCCGGCATGATCTTTAACTTTTTCAACATTACCCGGAGAAGGATAGATGGCGATCAGCGGTTCAATTTCAGACAGGTTGATGTTGATTTCAGCGTCGTAGGAAGCGCCTTCGTCAGCGGACATTTCGGTGTAGTCACCGCCGCGGCCGCGGCTTTCCAGGAAGGCTTTGGTGTTTGCATCACTGGGGAAGATAGAGGTGGTGGCACCCATTTCAGCACCCATGTTGGTGATGGTGGCACGTTCTGTTAGGGACAGGGTGGCAACGCCGGGGCCACAATATTCAAAGATAATGCCCTTGCCGCCTTTTACGGAGACAATTTCAAGCATCTTTAAGATAACGTCCATGGCCATGCAGTTTTTGGCCAGCTGGCCGGTCAGGTAAACTTTGGTCACCTTGGGCATGGGCATGGTGTACATACCGGTAGCCATTGCCAGAGCAACGTCATATCCGCCTGCACCCATGAAGATCGCACTACAACCACCGGCATTAACGGTATGGCTGTCAGCGCCAACACCTGTCATACCAGGTTTAACGAAGTTTTCCATGTTGGTGAAATGGCAGATACCTGTGCCGGGGGGAGAAAAGATGATGCCGAGTTTTGCGGCAACAGTTCTCAGGTATTGATGATCATCTGGGTTTCTGAAACCGGATTGAAGCATACTATGATCAACAAAGTTCACAGCAAGGGGCTTTACCTTATCAACGCCCATGGCTTCCAGCTGAAGCATACACATGGTACCGGTGGCATCCTGGGTGAAAGCTTCATCGATCTTAATTTTGATCAATTCCCCGGGTGCCGGCAATGCAGCAGGCTCAACCAGGTGATCCTTGAGGATCTTATGTGTTAAACTTAAAGCGCTCATTTTACCTCTCTTCGTTTATGGTTATGATCAATGCCCCGATCCAAACAGCATTAAAAACGTGAAATATGCTTTCATTTCTGTCCAACCGAGGATTTAAATCTTTAGTCTCCGGTAGTACGCCACTCATGCTTTTAGGATAGGAAGATGCGTTTTGTCAAGAAATATTAAATATGTTAAAGATTGTTATTGTTTTTTGTAAAAAAATATGAATTCGCGACT
This window contains:
- a CDS encoding aconitate hydratase; the encoded protein is MSALSLTHKILKDHLVEPAALPAPGELIKIKIDEAFTQDATGTMCMLQLEAMGVDKVKPLAVNFVDHSMLQSGFRNPDDHQYLRTVAAKLGIIFSPPGTGICHFTNMENFVKPGMTGVGADSHTVNAGGCSAIFMGAGGYDVALAMATGMYTMPMPKVTKVYLTGQLAKNCMAMDVILKMLEIVSVKGGKGIIFEYCGPGVATLSLTERATITNMGAEMGATTSIFPSDANTKAFLESRGRGGDYTEMSADEGASYDAEININLSEIEPLIAIYPSPGNVEKVKDHAGTKIHQVCIGSCTNSSFENIATFAETLKGKRVKVDTMLYPGSRSVAMQLADAGYIKMMFESGVRIMENGCGACIGQGGSPPSEGITLRTFNRNFPKRSGTDDAQCHLISPLVAAASALTGVITVPEAKDIAINVIPPVIDTDSFIMPDKADKSEGVVRGPNIMALPEFSPLPDVVKGEVLLKLGDNISTDDIQPAGVYLPLRSNVKEYAMQATYRLVDGTFAERAVAHRDAGGEGIIVGAENYGQGSSREHAALCPRWLGIRAVIVKSFARIHVANLVNFGIVPMTFKNPADYDKITQGDTVSFDATDLAGDLFLEVNGEKLPLERAFDTDVIPTLKLGGALAQFKATFKG